The DNA sequence TTGTCcttttaccttcttgttataataccttgcggCGCGCTGCTGATATGCCGCTAGCCTTAGCTGAGAATTTTCCCTCGTCTCCTCTAAGAGATCTAAATGAAGCCTCTGATTAACCTCAGCATCTTCTTTCCCGTAACAATCTCTGCGAAGTGATCCCGATCCAACTTCCACGGGGACCAAAGCTTCGTAGCCGTAAGTCAGCATAAACGGcgtttctcccgtagtagatcgCGGCGTAGTGTTATATGACCACATCACcttcgggagttcttcaggccaattctCTTTACGTTCCTCCAACTTGGTtttgagggtatgcttta is a window from the Apium graveolens cultivar Ventura chromosome 1, ASM990537v1, whole genome shotgun sequence genome containing:
- the LOC141699936 gene encoding uncharacterized protein LOC141699936 codes for the protein MKVLRQGYYWPTMREDATNFVRACDHCQRFANYSSMPATLLTPMASPWPFAMWGIDLIGELPKAKGDVKYAVVAHTLKTKLEERKENWPEELPKVMWSYNTTPRSTTGETPFMLTYGYEALVPVEVGSGSLRRDCYGKEDAEVNQRLHLDLLEETRENSQLRLAAYQQRAARYYNKKVKGQLLKVGDLVLRESDAQYKEPPTWSVWS